The proteins below come from a single Chryseobacterium capnotolerans genomic window:
- a CDS encoding sugar phosphate nucleotidyltransferase gives MKIIVPMAGRGSRLRPHTLTVPKPLIPIAGKPIVQRLVEDIAKVAGEKIEEVAFIIGDFGPEIERSLIQIAEKLGAKGSIYYQNDPLGTAHAIKCAEQSMTGDVVIAFADTLFRADFQLDKNSDGVIWVKSVEDPSAFGVVKLDNYGFITDFVEKPKTFVSDLAIIGIYYFNSAEKLMEEINYIMDNDIKNGGEYQLTTALENLRSKGAKFTLGKVNDWMDCGNKNATVETNSKILEYEKEEMSHYPASAVIENSLIIPPCFIGENVKVSNSKVGPGVSLGNNTVIVNSNIENSLIQENTKINHGNLSNSMIGNSAQYVGVAREISLGDYSVLDFLSK, from the coding sequence ATGAAAATTATTGTTCCAATGGCTGGACGTGGTTCCAGATTACGTCCACATACACTGACAGTACCAAAACCACTTATACCTATTGCAGGAAAGCCTATCGTACAGAGGTTGGTGGAAGATATTGCTAAAGTTGCAGGTGAAAAAATCGAAGAGGTAGCTTTTATCATTGGAGACTTTGGTCCTGAGATCGAAAGATCTCTTATTCAGATTGCCGAAAAACTAGGAGCAAAAGGAAGTATATATTATCAAAACGATCCTCTTGGAACTGCTCATGCTATCAAATGTGCAGAGCAGTCAATGACAGGAGATGTAGTTATTGCTTTCGCTGATACTCTTTTCCGTGCAGATTTCCAGTTGGATAAAAACTCTGATGGAGTAATCTGGGTAAAGAGTGTAGAAGACCCTTCTGCATTCGGAGTTGTAAAGCTGGATAATTATGGTTTCATTACAGACTTTGTTGAAAAGCCTAAAACATTTGTATCAGATCTTGCTATTATTGGTATTTATTACTTCAACAGTGCTGAAAAACTGATGGAAGAGATCAACTATATCATGGATAATGATATTAAAAATGGTGGAGAATATCAATTAACTACTGCATTGGAAAACTTAAGATCGAAAGGCGCTAAGTTTACACTGGGGAAAGTAAATGACTGGATGGATTGTGGTAACAAAAATGCTACCGTAGAAACCAACAGCAAGATTCTTGAATATGAAAAAGAAGAAATGAGCCACTATCCGGCTTCTGCTGTCATTGAAAACTCATTGATCATTCCACCGTGCTTTATTGGAGAAAATGTAAAGGTATCTAATTCTAAAGTAGGACCTGGAGTATCATTAGGAAACAATACAGTCATTGTAAATTCTAACATTGAAAACTCTTTGATTCAGGAAAACACAAAAATCAACCATGGAAACCTTTCCAATTCGATGATTGGTAATTCTGCTCAATATGTAGGAGTGGCTAGAGAAATTTCCTTAGGAGATTATTCAGTTTTAGATTTCCTATCTAAATAA
- a CDS encoding lipopolysaccharide biosynthesis protein — protein sequence MYKKLFGQTAVYGLSSVLVRIFPFIIAPIVTSFFGPAASSPFVDWYSIAGVITVLLTHGMETSFFRFAQEENIDKKTLISTCSVSIISIGLIYLILGYVFRYQLAQAFETPDQVNFLVIFLFILSLDAFATIPSAILRLQGKPFKYMLSKVAGSSVYFLLVLFFIKWLPKHPEGILGFKYNPDFGIGYVFVANLIQSIITLLIVGKEFFSFSFSKFDFNLWKKIMNYSWPVMIAGLAGIVNQTLDRQFLKYLLPEEEARHQIGVYGAVYKIATFITVFRQAYQLGIEPYFFSSFKNKDSHKTYAVLMDVFVICSCVIYMGLMVNLQWISEKYLGNPLYYEGIKIIPFVMLGALFLGIYLNLSIWYKLSDQTRVGLYISIIGACITILINFLFIPQYGYWASAIAALITFTSMMVISYIWGQKQYPIHYNTGKIVMYLAFTITFSLLSFYEFRTNYLVGNLFLIIFLCLVAFKEKAIISKILKKA from the coding sequence TTGTATAAGAAATTATTTGGACAGACGGCAGTATATGGGTTAAGTTCCGTATTAGTACGAATTTTCCCTTTTATTATTGCTCCAATTGTTACATCATTTTTTGGACCTGCAGCCTCATCTCCCTTTGTAGACTGGTATTCTATTGCCGGAGTAATTACAGTACTGCTTACCCACGGTATGGAAACCTCTTTCTTCCGTTTTGCACAGGAAGAAAATATTGATAAGAAAACATTGATTTCAACCTGTTCGGTAAGTATTATCAGTATAGGTCTTATTTATCTTATTTTAGGATATGTTTTCCGCTATCAGCTGGCACAAGCCTTTGAAACTCCTGATCAGGTAAACTTTTTAGTCATCTTTTTGTTCATCCTTTCGTTGGATGCTTTTGCCACTATTCCCTCTGCAATTCTTAGACTTCAGGGTAAACCTTTTAAGTATATGCTCTCAAAAGTAGCCGGTTCATCCGTCTATTTTTTATTGGTTTTATTTTTCATAAAATGGCTTCCAAAGCACCCTGAAGGTATATTAGGTTTTAAATACAATCCTGATTTTGGTATTGGGTATGTTTTTGTTGCCAATCTTATACAAAGTATCATCACTCTTTTAATTGTGGGAAAAGAGTTCTTCAGCTTCAGCTTTTCTAAATTTGATTTCAACTTATGGAAGAAAATCATGAATTATTCATGGCCGGTGATGATTGCCGGGCTGGCAGGTATTGTAAACCAAACTTTAGACAGACAGTTTTTGAAATATTTGCTTCCTGAAGAAGAAGCCCGCCACCAGATTGGTGTATATGGTGCTGTATATAAGATTGCTACCTTTATTACTGTTTTCAGACAGGCCTATCAATTGGGTATTGAACCTTATTTTTTCTCAAGTTTCAAAAATAAAGACTCTCATAAAACCTATGCCGTATTAATGGATGTTTTTGTCATTTGCAGCTGTGTGATTTATATGGGTCTTATGGTAAACCTTCAATGGATCTCAGAAAAATACCTTGGGAATCCTCTTTATTATGAAGGGATTAAAATTATTCCTTTTGTAATGCTTGGAGCCCTGTTCCTTGGGATTTATCTTAATCTTTCCATATGGTATAAGCTTTCAGACCAGACAAGAGTTGGCTTATACATTTCAATTATCGGAGCATGTATTACTATTCTTATCAACTTCCTGTTCATTCCTCAATATGGATATTGGGCAAGTGCTATAGCCGCTTTGATTACCTTCACCTCTATGATGGTTATTTCCTACATATGGGGGCAAAAGCAATATCCTATTCATTATAATACAGGAAAAATAGTAATGTATCTTGCCTTTACCATTACTTTTTCACTACTGTCTTTTTATGAATTCAGGACCAACTACCTGGTAGGAAATTTATTCCTTATCATATTCCTGTGCCTTGTAGCCTTTAAAGAAAAAGCAATAATATCTAAAATACTTAAAAAAGCTTAA
- a CDS encoding sensor histidine kinase, protein MKIKKLNIIITLGFVAIIGILIAQLMWTRQAYNLEDKKFNQKVNIALMEVAEKLSGGKTSYIENPVQNIANDYYVVNINNEFHPIVLEYYLKTEFTRFQINTDYVYALYNCHSDKMVYGKFMTSHQESPSNKVINFPKHKNLIYYFSIRFPDKTTYLISSLRFWYLLTFALIIILLVYVYSIYTIIQQKKFSELQRDFINNMTHEFKTPLSSILLASEALNKQDLVLENSKLQTYTSIIINQSHKLNNHIEKILNIAKNDASGLSLKPQKILLLPFIQEIADTIQYKNTDVSIEIDIESSASIMADEFHFTNIIYNILDNSIKYCETKPVITISAYKDSKGLYLKFKDNGLGIPAKNIPHIFEKFYRVPTKRSEEVNGFGLGLFYVKKVVQQHQWKISVENNEDKGITTTLYFPFSI, encoded by the coding sequence ATGAAAATAAAAAAACTTAATATCATCATAACGCTGGGGTTCGTCGCTATTATCGGAATTTTAATAGCTCAGCTGATGTGGACCCGCCAGGCTTATAATCTTGAGGATAAAAAGTTTAACCAAAAGGTAAATATTGCCTTAATGGAAGTTGCAGAGAAATTATCCGGAGGCAAAACTTCTTATATTGAAAACCCGGTACAGAATATCGCTAATGACTATTATGTAGTCAATATTAATAATGAATTCCATCCCATAGTTCTTGAATATTATCTGAAAACAGAATTCACCCGCTTTCAGATCAATACAGATTATGTATATGCTCTATACAACTGCCATAGTGACAAAATGGTGTACGGAAAGTTTATGACTTCCCATCAGGAAAGCCCAAGTAACAAGGTCATTAATTTTCCCAAGCACAAAAATCTGATCTATTACTTCTCAATCCGATTTCCTGATAAAACAACTTATCTGATCAGCTCATTAAGATTCTGGTATCTGCTCACTTTTGCCCTTATTATTATTCTTTTAGTGTATGTTTATTCTATCTATACCATTATTCAACAAAAGAAATTCTCAGAACTGCAAAGAGATTTCATCAATAATATGACACATGAGTTTAAAACACCTTTATCTTCCATACTTTTAGCTTCCGAAGCGCTCAATAAGCAGGATCTGGTACTGGAAAACTCTAAACTGCAGACCTATACATCCATTATCATTAACCAAAGCCATAAGCTTAATAATCATATTGAAAAAATACTGAATATTGCAAAGAATGATGCTTCAGGCTTGTCATTAAAGCCTCAAAAAATTCTACTACTTCCCTTTATTCAGGAAATTGCAGACACCATACAGTACAAAAATACAGACGTCAGCATCGAAATAGATATTGAAAGCAGTGCTTCAATAATGGCTGATGAGTTTCACTTTACCAATATCATTTATAATATTTTAGATAACTCTATCAAGTACTGTGAAACCAAACCAGTTATTACAATTTCAGCCTATAAGGACTCAAAAGGTTTATATTTAAAATTTAAAGACAACGGATTGGGTATCCCTGCTAAAAATATTCCTCATATTTTTGAAAAATTTTATAGGGTGCCTACCAAAAGAAGTGAAGAAGTGAATGGTTTTGGGCTGGGACTATTTTATGTAAAGAAAGTCGTACAGCAACATCAATGGAAAATTTCAGTAGAGAATAATGAAGACAAAGGAATTACCACTACCCTCTATTTTCCGTTTTCAATTTAA
- a CDS encoding DUF1573 domain-containing protein — MKKLKITALLAVLAFSPFYANVLTADAPSIVKMVADAIKWKSESIDVGNIPQGKPKLIRFEFTNTSSKPIIIQNVAPSCGCTTADYTKTPIQPGKKGFVEASYNAAAVGPFMKTVNVTTSDSKTPKTLSFKGVVAS, encoded by the coding sequence ATGAAAAAACTAAAAATTACTGCTCTTTTGGCTGTTTTAGCATTCTCCCCTTTTTATGCTAACGTGCTTACTGCTGATGCTCCATCAATTGTAAAAATGGTTGCAGATGCTATTAAATGGAAATCAGAATCTATAGATGTAGGAAATATTCCTCAGGGAAAGCCAAAATTGATCAGGTTTGAATTTACCAATACAAGTTCAAAACCAATCATTATACAAAATGTAGCACCTTCATGTGGATGTACTACAGCTGATTATACAAAAACTCCTATCCAGCCAGGAAAAAAAGGTTTTGTAGAAGCTAGTTATAATGCGGCAGCAGTAGGTCCATTTATGAAAACTGTAAATGTTACTACAAGTGACAGCAAAACTCCTAAAACACTTTCATTCAAAGGAGTAGTTGCTTCTTAA
- a CDS encoding response regulator transcription factor, producing the protein MEKSKILYAEDDKTIAFLVEDSLESYYDINCYSDGESALEAFNSTDYDICLLDIMMPGMNGFEVAQQIRSKNSDIPIIFISAKALKEDRIKGLKIGADDYLVKPFSIEELMLKIEVFLKRTKKTNTSPSKYKVGKYYFDPKNYTLQNTIDTVTLTQRESELLHYFLDHKNTVLKRQDILKAIWGDDDYFMGRSLDVFISRLRKVLAEEQDILIENLHGIGFRFSEKK; encoded by the coding sequence ATGGAAAAATCTAAAATTTTATATGCGGAAGATGACAAAACAATAGCATTCCTGGTTGAAGACAGCCTGGAAAGTTATTATGATATCAACTGCTATTCGGATGGTGAATCTGCATTGGAAGCATTTAACAGTACGGATTATGATATTTGTCTGCTGGATATTATGATGCCTGGCATGAACGGATTTGAGGTAGCACAACAGATTCGCAGTAAAAACTCTGATATTCCGATTATTTTTATTTCCGCCAAAGCATTGAAAGAAGACAGAATTAAAGGGTTAAAAATAGGAGCTGATGATTATCTGGTAAAACCATTCAGTATTGAGGAACTGATGCTGAAAATTGAAGTTTTCCTGAAGCGTACAAAGAAAACAAATACCAGTCCCTCTAAATACAAAGTTGGAAAGTATTATTTTGATCCTAAAAATTATACTTTACAAAATACTATCGATACTGTCACTCTTACTCAAAGAGAGTCTGAACTTCTTCATTATTTCCTCGATCACAAAAATACAGTTTTGAAAAGGCAGGATATCCTGAAAGCCATCTGGGGAGATGATGATTATTTCATGGGAAGAAGTCTTGATGTATTTATTTCCCGATTGCGAAAAGTACTGGCTGAAGAACAGGATATTTTAATTGAGAATCTGCACGGAATAGGTTTCCGCTTTTCTGAAAAAAAATAA
- a CDS encoding GH92 family glycosyl hydrolase, with protein MKNHKPTVFLFLLFLGIHFKAQKFERLYQYVNPLIGTEKMGHTYPGATVPFGAIQLSPETDSISYELNGKYNGEVYKYCAGYRYEDKTITGFSSTHFSGTGHSDLGDFLIMPTVGKLQLNPGTAAHPENGYRSRFSHQNEKAAAGYYQVKLTDYNILAELTATPRVGVHRYTFPKSDQSHIILDLMAGIYNYDGKNVWTYARVEDGNTITGYRQTNGWARTRTVYFAMKFSKPFKSYGQKNYDEKQVYRGFWRKFDQTKNFPEIAGKNLKMYFDFDTNENESIEIKLAISPVSQANALENLEKETGNLTFDQVKANAQRDWDKELNKIVIEGSESQKTNFYTAMYHTFINPTVYMDVNGEYKGLDQNVHKAGNFTNYTTFSLWDTYRALHPFFNIIQAKRNNDMVRSMMAHYNQFSMKMLPIWSHYANDNWCMSGYHSVSVIADAIIKGNYDGDAKEALKACVETANKRDYEGIGQYIDLGYIPAEKNGTSVSNTLEYAYDDWAIAQLAKHLGETEIYNQFIKRSENWKNNFDKTISFMRPRLADGSFKKDFDVLSTHGQGFIEGNSWNYSFFVPQNPEELITMMGGKKKFASKLDELFTMHLPDEFFADTEDITREGIIGGYVHGNEPAHHVAYLYNWAGQPWKTQSQIRHILEMQYKATPDGLGGNDDTGQMSAWYILSSLGFYPVAPGSENYSIGSPAVNNAILHLENGKTFEIEALNQSPENVYVQKVLLNGKEIKNFTLKHSEIMNGGKLTFYMGNKAKK; from the coding sequence ATGAAAAATCACAAACCCACTGTTTTTCTGTTTCTATTGTTTTTAGGCATCCATTTTAAAGCCCAAAAATTTGAAAGATTATACCAATATGTCAATCCACTTATCGGAACAGAAAAAATGGGACATACATATCCCGGAGCTACCGTTCCCTTTGGAGCCATACAATTAAGCCCGGAAACAGACAGTATTTCTTATGAGCTTAACGGAAAATACAACGGTGAAGTGTATAAATATTGTGCAGGCTATCGTTACGAAGACAAAACCATCACAGGCTTTAGCTCTACTCATTTCAGCGGAACGGGACATTCAGACCTTGGAGATTTTCTGATCATGCCTACTGTAGGAAAGCTTCAGCTGAACCCAGGAACAGCTGCCCATCCTGAAAATGGGTATAGAAGTAGATTTTCACATCAAAACGAGAAGGCTGCCGCAGGATATTACCAGGTTAAACTTACCGATTATAATATTCTTGCAGAATTGACAGCTACTCCAAGAGTGGGAGTCCACCGCTATACTTTTCCTAAATCAGACCAATCCCATATCATTTTGGACTTAATGGCCGGTATTTATAATTATGACGGGAAAAATGTCTGGACCTATGCCCGGGTAGAAGATGGCAATACCATTACAGGATACAGACAAACTAACGGCTGGGCAAGAACCAGAACTGTTTATTTTGCAATGAAGTTTTCAAAACCATTTAAGTCTTATGGTCAGAAAAACTATGATGAGAAGCAGGTGTATAGAGGATTTTGGAGAAAGTTTGATCAAACAAAAAACTTTCCGGAGATCGCTGGAAAGAATTTAAAAATGTATTTCGATTTTGATACGAATGAGAACGAGTCTATAGAGATCAAACTTGCAATTTCCCCTGTAAGCCAGGCTAATGCTCTCGAAAATCTTGAAAAAGAAACCGGAAATTTAACGTTTGATCAGGTTAAGGCAAATGCTCAAAGAGATTGGGACAAAGAATTAAATAAAATTGTTATTGAGGGTTCCGAATCCCAAAAGACCAATTTCTATACTGCAATGTATCACACATTCATCAATCCAACTGTTTATATGGATGTAAATGGAGAATACAAAGGACTGGACCAGAATGTTCACAAAGCAGGAAATTTCACCAACTATACCACATTCTCATTATGGGATACGTATCGGGCTCTTCATCCTTTCTTTAATATCATCCAGGCTAAAAGGAATAATGATATGGTAAGGTCCATGATGGCTCATTACAATCAGTTTTCTATGAAAATGCTGCCCATCTGGTCACATTATGCCAATGATAACTGGTGCATGAGTGGATATCACAGCGTAAGTGTAATTGCCGATGCTATTATCAAAGGAAATTATGATGGTGATGCTAAAGAAGCCCTGAAGGCATGTGTAGAAACCGCCAACAAAAGAGATTATGAAGGTATTGGACAATATATTGACCTAGGGTACATTCCGGCTGAGAAAAATGGGACTTCGGTTTCCAACACCTTGGAATATGCTTATGACGACTGGGCGATTGCTCAATTAGCTAAACATTTAGGGGAAACTGAAATCTATAATCAATTTATTAAGCGTTCGGAGAACTGGAAGAATAATTTTGATAAAACCATCAGCTTTATGCGTCCACGTCTGGCAGATGGAAGCTTTAAAAAGGACTTTGATGTATTAAGTACCCACGGGCAGGGGTTCATTGAAGGAAACTCCTGGAATTACAGCTTCTTTGTGCCACAAAACCCAGAAGAATTGATAACAATGATGGGTGGAAAAAAGAAATTTGCTTCAAAACTGGATGAATTGTTTACCATGCATCTCCCTGATGAATTCTTTGCAGATACGGAAGATATTACCCGGGAAGGAATCATTGGCGGATATGTTCATGGAAATGAACCGGCACACCATGTTGCTTATCTTTATAACTGGGCGGGACAACCCTGGAAAACCCAATCACAGATCCGTCATATCCTTGAAATGCAGTACAAAGCAACTCCTGACGGATTAGGTGGAAATGATGATACAGGGCAAATGAGTGCGTGGTATATATTAAGTTCATTAGGTTTTTATCCTGTAGCTCCAGGTTCAGAAAACTATTCAATAGGAAGTCCGGCGGTTAATAATGCGATATTACATTTAGAAAATGGAAAAACATTTGAAATTGAAGCCCTTAATCAAAGTCCTGAAAATGTATATGTACAGAAAGTTCTTTTAAATGGTAAAGAAATTAAAAACTTCACCTTAAAACATTCCGAGATTATGAATGGCGGGAAGCTTACATTTTATATGGGAAATAAAGCTAAAAAATAA
- a CDS encoding DUF4254 domain-containing protein, whose amino-acid sequence MKFTETAWKVFNQSIEDYHVSDDVNTLINNPFEKDSLERILYAKNWIDTVQWHLEDIIRDENIDPAEALQLKRTIDASNQKRTDLVEYIDSWFFNKFENITPKPEAKINTETPAWAVDRLSILALKVYHMSLEANRESASVEHRNNCQAKLDVLLTQKEDLSTSIDQLLADIENGNVKMKIYKQMKMYNDESLNPILYQKGQQK is encoded by the coding sequence ATGAAATTTACTGAGACTGCATGGAAAGTCTTCAATCAATCTATTGAAGACTATCACGTGTCTGATGACGTTAACACTCTAATTAATAACCCGTTCGAAAAAGACAGTTTGGAACGGATTTTGTATGCAAAGAACTGGATTGATACCGTTCAATGGCATCTGGAAGATATTATTAGAGATGAAAATATTGACCCGGCTGAAGCACTTCAACTGAAGAGAACAATAGACGCTTCCAATCAGAAAAGAACTGATCTGGTAGAATATATTGATAGCTGGTTCTTTAATAAGTTTGAAAATATAACTCCTAAACCTGAAGCAAAGATAAATACTGAAACTCCCGCTTGGGCAGTAGACAGATTATCAATTCTTGCCTTAAAGGTTTATCATATGTCATTAGAAGCCAATAGAGAATCCGCTTCTGTAGAGCACAGAAATAATTGCCAGGCTAAACTGGATGTTCTGCTTACTCAGAAGGAAGATCTATCAACTTCTATAGACCAGTTGCTTGCTGATATTGAAAACGGTAATGTTAAGATGAAAATATACAAACAAATGAAAATGTATAATGATGAAAGTCTTAACCCAATCCTTTATCAAAAAGGGCAACAAAAATGA
- a CDS encoding twin-arginine translocase TatA/TatE family subunit translates to MNTLTILALSWQHILIVAILLVLLFGGKKIPELMRGVGSGIKEFKDAVKEEDKPGSENKSSENKSSSSN, encoded by the coding sequence ATGAATACACTAACAATACTTGCCTTATCTTGGCAACACATCCTTATCGTAGCGATACTATTAGTATTGCTTTTTGGAGGGAAGAAAATTCCGGAACTCATGAGAGGAGTGGGTTCAGGAATCAAAGAATTTAAAGATGCAGTAAAAGAAGAAGACAAACCAGGTTCTGAGAATAAGTCTTCTGAAAACAAATCTTCTTCAAGCAACTAA
- a CDS encoding DUF4292 domain-containing protein, with amino-acid sequence MKNWIPLLLILLTLSSCKTRNAVKNDTGNTRDSIKTAEDNKNPKDVNQPVRDKLTFYEHVLLPPKFEQIKIDSKVRVETGSFIPTLDATIYIENDKKVWMNLRALFLNVARGIATPDGIKGQDKTSKTYIDSDFDYLNNLLNVNFIDYKALEKILLGRTFVKISDSQFTLTQNARGYKMVSNVNQKIVTDEKNREYKIALQYDTNYDLLSVNLKDVLSPDELEISYSDWNEYNGIRLPQNVKIIIKGSKSSQILLENTKFDFSRMETPYSVPSSYKKIEIK; translated from the coding sequence ATGAAAAATTGGATCCCACTTCTTTTAATACTTCTTACTTTATCATCCTGTAAAACCCGTAATGCCGTAAAAAATGATACAGGCAATACCAGAGATAGTATCAAAACAGCAGAAGATAACAAAAATCCAAAAGATGTAAACCAGCCGGTAAGAGATAAACTTACCTTTTACGAACATGTATTACTCCCTCCAAAATTCGAACAAATTAAGATAGACAGTAAAGTTAGGGTAGAAACAGGGAGTTTCATACCAACCTTAGATGCCACTATTTATATTGAAAATGACAAAAAGGTTTGGATGAATCTGAGAGCCCTTTTTCTAAATGTAGCAAGAGGGATTGCCACTCCGGATGGAATAAAAGGACAGGATAAAACAAGTAAAACCTATATTGATTCTGATTTCGATTATCTTAACAACCTACTGAATGTTAATTTCATTGATTATAAAGCACTGGAAAAAATTCTATTAGGAAGAACCTTTGTTAAAATCAGCGATTCTCAATTTACTTTGACACAAAATGCACGGGGTTACAAAATGGTTTCTAATGTCAATCAGAAAATTGTAACCGATGAAAAAAACAGAGAATACAAAATTGCCCTGCAATATGACACCAATTATGATTTACTGAGTGTCAATTTAAAAGATGTTTTATCTCCGGATGAATTAGAAATATCTTACAGTGACTGGAATGAATACAACGGAATCCGACTTCCGCAAAATGTTAAAATAATTATAAAAGGCTCAAAATCTAGTCAAATTTTACTGGAAAACACGAAATTTGACTTTTCGAGGATGGAAACACCTTATTCTGTACCATCCAGTTATAAGAAAATTGAGATTAAATGA
- a CDS encoding dihydroorotase, whose protein sequence is MKTLIKNVNIVNEGKIFESDILIENDLISKIASGISEEADQIIDGTGKYLLPGVIDDQVHFRDPGLTHKGDIETESKAAIAGGTTSFIDQPNTVPNAVTQELLADKYEIASQKAYANYGFMMGGTNDNLEEVLKTNPRNVPGIKLFLGSSTGNMLVDNPETLENIFSNTKMLIAVHCEDEATIRANTQKYLDEYGEDIPVKFHHLIRSEEACYKSSSKAIELAKKTGARLHVFHLSTAKEMELFRNDIPLKDKKITAEVCVHHLTFTNEDYETKGGLIKWNPAVKTQKDKDALWEALLDDRIDVIATDHAPHTAEEKNNVYTKCPSGAPLVQHSLVVMLENYKNGKISLEKIVEKMSHNPAILFRVEKRGFVKEGYKADLVLVDLNADWTVSKDNLLYKCGWSPLEGMNFHSKVTHTFVNGHLVYDNGKIAEEKFGERLLFEVKE, encoded by the coding sequence ATGAAGACCTTAATCAAAAATGTAAACATCGTTAACGAAGGTAAAATCTTTGAAAGCGATATCTTAATAGAAAATGACCTAATTTCTAAAATTGCTTCTGGTATTTCTGAAGAAGCAGATCAGATAATTGATGGCACGGGAAAATATCTTCTTCCGGGTGTTATTGACGATCAGGTACATTTCCGTGATCCGGGCCTTACCCACAAAGGAGATATTGAGACTGAATCAAAAGCAGCCATTGCTGGTGGAACAACCAGTTTTATCGATCAGCCTAATACCGTTCCCAATGCTGTTACCCAGGAATTATTAGCTGACAAATACGAAATAGCTTCCCAGAAAGCTTATGCAAACTATGGCTTTATGATGGGAGGAACCAATGATAATCTTGAGGAAGTTCTGAAAACAAACCCGAGAAATGTTCCTGGAATTAAATTGTTCCTTGGCTCATCTACGGGAAATATGCTGGTAGATAATCCGGAGACTTTGGAAAACATCTTTAGCAATACAAAAATGCTGATCGCTGTTCATTGTGAAGACGAAGCTACCATCAGAGCCAATACTCAAAAGTACTTAGATGAATATGGAGAAGATATTCCGGTGAAATTCCATCATTTAATCCGAAGTGAGGAAGCTTGTTATAAATCGTCTTCAAAAGCTATTGAATTGGCTAAGAAAACAGGAGCAAGACTTCACGTTTTTCATCTTTCAACAGCTAAGGAAATGGAATTATTCAGAAATGATATTCCACTAAAAGATAAAAAGATTACTGCTGAGGTATGTGTTCATCATCTTACCTTTACGAATGAGGACTACGAAACAAAAGGTGGTCTTATCAAGTGGAATCCTGCGGTAAAAACTCAAAAAGATAAAGACGCCCTTTGGGAAGCCTTGCTGGATGACAGAATTGATGTGATTGCAACAGATCATGCACCTCATACTGCCGAGGAAAAGAATAATGTATATACAAAATGTCCTTCGGGAGCACCATTAGTTCAACATTCACTGGTTGTGATGCTGGAGAATTATAAAAACGGCAAAATCTCTTTAGAAAAGATTGTTGAAAAAATGAGCCACAATCCGGCAATTCTTTTCAGAGTAGAAAAGAGAGGGTTTGTAAAAGAAGGATATAAAGCAGATCTTGTTTTGGTAGACTTAAATGCTGATTGGACGGTGTCCAAAGATAATTTATTATACAAATGCGGCTGGAGCCCGCTGGAAGGTATGAACTTCCATTCTAAAGTGACACATACTTTTGTCAATGGGCATCTTGTGTATGATAATGGAAAGATTGCAGAGGAGAAATTTGGAGAGAGATTGCTTTTTGAAGTGAAAGAGTAA